The following proteins come from a genomic window of Bacillus sp. Marseille-P3661:
- a CDS encoding AAA family ATPase has product MSTFKGLLITKNQEWIEQLHTLLSETNIELNVVTEWKRSFQEQQHFHYIFADLNEVKDPNQFQATSTSVLIGLAIDHDFEQGRDWLVIGAKDVIIFPIEKQRLLNLIHVTNQQLTFQKETDMGYGAGQVHAFYSAKGGSGKTLLAAITAQTLSVHHEMKVALIDLNAQFGNIDVLFGAKPFRSYFDLIPVMDEMDIRHLQNVAYYHEETKVTIITGPADPAKAESIPDELVTRLIRVARKHFDYVILDLPSTINNFTFTGLNETTHIHYVLTPDSLGLRAFKYANDLFERFQIGRGEELSILINRFNPKSELTKKDIEKIIDTETYGPIRSDYFSIQPSINMGAAFYMKKKDKGSNKVSTDMKKYIDELTKRIKG; this is encoded by the coding sequence TTGAGTACTTTTAAAGGATTATTGATTACGAAGAATCAAGAGTGGATTGAACAGCTGCACACTCTTTTAAGTGAAACAAATATAGAGTTAAACGTCGTGACAGAATGGAAACGAAGCTTTCAAGAACAACAACATTTTCATTATATTTTTGCGGATTTAAATGAAGTAAAAGATCCTAATCAGTTTCAAGCCACGTCTACTAGTGTCTTAATCGGTTTAGCGATTGATCATGATTTTGAACAAGGACGTGATTGGCTTGTCATCGGAGCAAAAGATGTCATCATCTTTCCGATTGAGAAACAAAGGCTGTTAAATTTGATTCATGTGACCAATCAACAGCTTACTTTTCAAAAAGAAACAGACATGGGCTATGGAGCGGGGCAGGTGCATGCTTTTTACAGTGCAAAAGGCGGCAGTGGAAAAACATTGCTAGCGGCAATCACGGCTCAAACGTTGAGCGTTCATCATGAAATGAAAGTAGCTCTGATTGACTTGAATGCACAATTCGGAAATATTGATGTCCTTTTTGGTGCAAAACCATTTCGTTCTTATTTTGACCTAATTCCTGTTATGGATGAGATGGATATTCGTCATCTACAAAATGTTGCTTATTATCATGAGGAAACAAAGGTTACGATTATTACCGGACCAGCCGATCCAGCGAAAGCTGAATCAATTCCAGATGAATTGGTAACTAGATTAATTCGAGTTGCTAGAAAGCATTTTGATTATGTCATTTTAGACTTGCCATCAACGATAAATAACTTTACATTTACAGGTTTAAATGAAACGACACATATTCATTATGTCCTGACACCTGATAGTCTTGGGTTGAGAGCATTTAAGTATGCGAATGATCTTTTTGAGCGATTTCAGATCGGCAGGGGTGAGGAACTATCTATTTTAATTAATCGATTTAATCCCAAATCTGAATTAACTAAAAAAGATATTGAGAAAATTATTGATACTGAAACATATGGTCCGATTCGTTCTGATTACTTTTCGATCCAACCAAGTATTAATATGGGAGCTGCATTTTATATGAAAAAGAAAGACAAAGGATCAAATAAAGTATCCACTGATATGAAAAAGTATATTGATGAATTAACAAAACGAATAAAGGGGTGA